The following are encoded together in the Planctobacterium marinum genome:
- the glnG gene encoding nitrogen regulation protein NR(I) gives MSNAPVWIVDDDSSIRWVLQKALQGANIECFSFENPEDLLLQLGSGQLPEVIVSDIRMPQMDGMQLLETVHQEHPDIPFIIMTAHSDLDSAVNAYKQGAFEYLPKPFDIDEAVTLVQKALTKARENNSRTGDNETKVKTEIIGEAPAMQEVFRAIGRLSRSSISVLINGESGTGKELVAQALHKHSPRADKTFIPLNMAAIPGDLIESELFGHEKGAFTGAQSTRVGRFEQANGGTLFLDEIGDMPLDVQTRLLRVLADGQFYRVGGHEPVSVDVRIIAATHQDLEKRVTDGKFREDLYHRLNVIKIHLPKLSDRSEDIVPLAHHFLGLAAKELQVESKILSKDSQKILSKLPWPGNVRQLENICRWLTVMASSKEIQPSDLPAEIHKQQPLSPQEQSELSWQEMLSRWADAQLLSGKNDILNDATIEFERILLDRALNHTHGHKQEAAKRLGWGRNTLTRKLKELNYK, from the coding sequence ATGAGCAACGCACCTGTTTGGATAGTCGATGATGACAGCTCAATCCGTTGGGTATTACAAAAAGCTTTACAGGGTGCAAATATAGAATGTTTCAGCTTCGAAAATCCGGAAGACCTGTTGTTACAACTAGGCTCCGGCCAGCTGCCCGAAGTCATTGTTTCGGATATTAGAATGCCACAAATGGATGGCATGCAGTTGCTGGAAACTGTACATCAGGAACATCCAGATATTCCCTTTATCATCATGACCGCTCACTCGGATCTGGATAGCGCTGTTAACGCCTATAAACAAGGTGCTTTTGAATATCTACCAAAGCCTTTTGACATAGACGAAGCTGTCACTCTGGTACAGAAGGCTTTGACCAAAGCCCGTGAAAACAATTCTCGAACAGGTGATAACGAGACCAAAGTCAAAACCGAAATAATCGGTGAAGCACCTGCAATGCAGGAAGTTTTCCGTGCGATAGGCCGTCTATCTCGTTCGAGTATTAGTGTTTTAATCAATGGAGAATCTGGAACAGGTAAAGAGCTGGTAGCTCAAGCGCTTCACAAACACAGTCCAAGGGCAGACAAAACTTTTATTCCATTAAATATGGCTGCCATCCCCGGTGATCTCATTGAATCAGAGTTATTTGGTCATGAAAAAGGCGCTTTTACGGGGGCGCAGTCTACCCGTGTAGGACGTTTTGAGCAGGCTAATGGTGGCACCTTATTTCTGGATGAAATTGGTGATATGCCACTGGACGTGCAAACAAGATTGTTAAGAGTACTGGCAGATGGTCAGTTTTATCGCGTTGGCGGACATGAACCCGTTTCTGTTGATGTAAGGATCATTGCAGCTACTCACCAAGACCTGGAGAAGCGGGTAACCGACGGTAAATTTCGCGAGGACTTATATCACCGTCTTAACGTGATTAAGATACACCTTCCTAAACTCAGTGACCGCAGTGAAGATATCGTGCCACTTGCCCACCACTTTCTTGGTTTGGCGGCTAAAGAGCTGCAAGTTGAAAGCAAAATTCTGAGTAAAGATTCACAAAAAATTCTCAGTAAACTGCCCTGGCCAGGTAATGTAAGACAATTAGAAAATATCTGTCGCTGGCTAACAGTTATGGCCAGTAGTAAAGAAATCCAACCCTCTGATTTACCAGCAGAGATACACAAACAGCAGCCATTATCTCCCCAAGAGCAATCAGAACTTTCCTGGCAAGAAATGCTCTCACGATGGGCTGATGCACAATTGCTCTCTGGAAAAAATGATATTTTGAATGATGCAACCATTGAGTTTGAACGTATTTTGTTAGATAGAGCCCTAAATCATACTCATGGGCATAAACAGGAAGCTGCGAAGAGACTAGGTTGGGGCCGCAATACCCTCACCAGAAAACTGAAAGAGCTTAATTATAAGTAG
- the glnL gene encoding nitrogen regulation protein NR(II), whose amino-acid sequence MNEDIKLNNLLDNLSTAILLLDQDMRILFANVSSESLFEHSRNQLFRHPLSEFLIGDCIKIERFYSALHNRDSFSENEIQLIFKDGRHCLASMIVTYYESDENGMLALEINPIDQIKKLSQESHQWALQQASRDLIRGLAHEIKNPLGGIRGAAQLLERELQDSNLREFTQLIIEQSDRLRNLVDRLLGPNKPPDFQWVNVHRVIEKIRTLLTIEHHGIIIERDYDPSIPDMYIDSDMLQQAILNIARNSVQALNGDGTLKFSTRIQRQSTIHGNRFPLCAQIKIIDNGPGIPDSIKDTLFYPMVSSKLEGTGLGLSISQSLINHHKGKIEVDSWPGHTEFTILIPIAKKEDIK is encoded by the coding sequence ATGAATGAAGACATCAAACTCAATAATTTGCTCGACAATCTGTCCACGGCTATTTTGTTGCTGGACCAGGATATGCGGATCTTGTTTGCCAATGTCTCATCAGAATCTCTGTTTGAACACTCTCGTAATCAATTATTCCGCCACCCTCTCAGTGAATTCCTGATTGGCGACTGCATCAAAATTGAACGCTTTTACAGCGCTTTACACAACAGGGACAGTTTTTCAGAAAACGAAATACAATTGATTTTCAAAGATGGACGCCACTGTCTGGCCTCGATGATCGTGACTTATTACGAATCAGACGAGAATGGCATGCTGGCTTTGGAAATCAATCCCATCGATCAGATTAAAAAGCTCAGCCAGGAAAGCCATCAATGGGCGTTGCAGCAAGCCTCACGGGACCTTATCAGAGGCCTGGCTCACGAAATTAAAAATCCATTGGGTGGCATACGAGGCGCGGCGCAGTTATTGGAAAGGGAGCTGCAAGACTCCAACCTCAGAGAATTCACACAGCTGATCATTGAGCAATCCGATCGCTTACGAAACCTTGTAGACAGATTATTGGGCCCCAACAAGCCACCTGATTTTCAGTGGGTGAATGTGCATCGCGTTATTGAGAAGATTCGCACCCTGTTAACTATTGAGCATCACGGCATTATCATCGAGCGTGATTACGACCCCAGTATACCCGACATGTATATTGATTCAGATATGTTGCAGCAGGCGATATTAAACATAGCCCGTAACTCTGTTCAGGCACTCAACGGTGATGGCACATTAAAATTCAGCACCCGAATTCAGCGCCAATCGACTATTCATGGCAATCGCTTTCCATTGTGTGCCCAAATAAAAATAATCGATAACGGACCAGGTATTCCTGACAGCATTAAAGATACATTGTTTTACCCCATGGTTTCCTCAAAACTTGAGGGCACCGGGCTTGGCTTGTCTATATCGCAATCTTTAATTAATCATCACAAAGGCAAGATTGAAGTAGATAGCTGGCCCGGCCATACCGAATTCACCATTTTGATCCCTATTGCAAAAAAGGAAGATATTAAATGA
- a CDS encoding DUF4124 domain-containing protein, with amino-acid sequence MLIILIATVSIAALATTKIYKVVKPDGTVIYTDKPPPGASEYKLLKKPNLIPSIVTNPNSKTKQTQLTPVVKPMLELLTPANEATVRNNAGEVTIEASLVPEMTGQFILYLNGQLHARHSAPKFELEGLNRGSYNIKIEFFDQSGKLLASTQPSTFYLHKASALIQAN; translated from the coding sequence TTGCTCATTATTTTAATTGCCACAGTATCTATAGCCGCCTTAGCGACTACCAAAATATATAAAGTGGTTAAGCCTGATGGTACCGTCATCTATACCGACAAACCACCTCCGGGAGCATCAGAATACAAACTCCTCAAAAAGCCTAATTTGATACCATCAATAGTCACAAATCCGAACTCTAAAACCAAACAGACTCAACTAACGCCAGTCGTTAAACCAATGCTAGAGTTGCTTACACCAGCCAATGAAGCCACGGTAAGAAACAATGCAGGTGAGGTAACTATTGAGGCCAGCCTTGTACCTGAAATGACCGGTCAATTCATACTCTATTTGAATGGCCAACTTCATGCTCGTCACAGTGCTCCGAAGTTTGAATTGGAAGGCCTGAATCGAGGCAGTTATAACATAAAAATTGAGTTTTTTGACCAGTCAGGCAAGCTACTTGCATCTACCCAGCCAAGCACATTTTATTTGCATAAAGCTTCTGCATTAATTCAAGCAAACTAG
- the glnA gene encoding glutamate--ammonia ligase, which yields MSVESALALIAESEAKFVDLRFTDTKGKEQHVSIPAALIDEDFFEEGKMFDGSSIAGWKGINESDMILMPDPATAVLDPFAEEAQVNIRCGIVEPSTMQGYDRDPRSIAQRAEEYLKSTGIGDKAFFGPEPEFFLFDDIRFHTEMGESFYKIDAVEAKWNSGAEFENGNLGHRPGVKGGYFPVPPVDSAHDIRTAMCLVMEEMGLTVEAHHHEVATAGQNEIACEFNSIVEKADEIQIYKYVIHNVADAYGKSATFMPKPLVGDNGSGMHCHQSISKDGQNIFAGDKYGGLSDEALYYIGGIIKHARAINAFTNASTNSYKRLVPGFEAPVMLAYSARNRSASIRIPYVTSAKARRIEVRFPDPTGNPYLAFTAMLMAGLDGIKNKIHPGDAMDKDLYDLPAEEAAEIPTVASSLEMALEALDNDRDFLKAGGVMSDDMIDAYIELKAEEVERLNMTTAPVEFDMYYSC from the coding sequence ATGTCAGTAGAATCGGCTTTAGCCTTAATCGCGGAAAGTGAAGCGAAATTTGTTGATTTAAGATTTACCGATACTAAAGGTAAAGAGCAGCACGTATCGATTCCCGCAGCACTTATCGACGAAGATTTTTTTGAAGAAGGCAAAATGTTTGACGGCTCTTCTATCGCTGGCTGGAAAGGAATTAACGAGTCTGACATGATTTTGATGCCAGATCCTGCAACAGCAGTTTTAGACCCGTTCGCAGAAGAAGCACAGGTTAACATCCGTTGTGGTATCGTTGAACCTTCTACCATGCAAGGTTATGACCGTGACCCTCGCTCTATCGCTCAACGCGCCGAAGAATACCTGAAATCAACGGGTATCGGTGACAAGGCGTTCTTTGGTCCTGAGCCAGAATTCTTCTTATTTGATGACATTCGTTTCCACACTGAAATGGGTGAATCTTTCTATAAGATCGACGCCGTAGAAGCAAAGTGGAACTCAGGTGCTGAATTCGAAAACGGCAACTTGGGTCACCGTCCTGGCGTTAAAGGTGGTTACTTCCCAGTGCCTCCAGTAGATTCTGCGCACGATATCCGTACTGCTATGTGTTTGGTTATGGAAGAAATGGGTTTAACTGTTGAAGCTCATCACCACGAAGTAGCAACCGCGGGTCAGAACGAAATCGCCTGTGAATTCAACTCTATCGTTGAAAAAGCAGACGAAATTCAAATCTACAAGTACGTTATCCACAACGTTGCGGACGCCTATGGTAAATCAGCCACCTTCATGCCTAAGCCATTGGTAGGTGACAATGGTTCTGGCATGCACTGCCACCAGTCAATCAGTAAAGATGGCCAAAACATCTTCGCTGGCGACAAGTATGGCGGTTTATCAGACGAAGCCCTTTACTACATTGGCGGTATCATCAAGCACGCACGTGCTATCAATGCCTTCACCAACGCTTCGACTAACTCATACAAGCGTTTAGTACCAGGCTTCGAAGCCCCGGTAATGCTGGCATACTCAGCACGTAACCGCTCTGCATCAATTCGTATCCCTTACGTAACCAGTGCCAAAGCGCGTCGTATCGAAGTACGCTTCCCTGATCCAACAGGTAACCCTTACCTGGCCTTTACAGCAATGCTGATGGCTGGTCTTGACGGTATTAAGAACAAGATCCACCCTGGCGACGCTATGGATAAAGACTTGTATGATCTACCAGCAGAAGAAGCAGCTGAGATCCCAACTGTTGCCAGCTCTTTGGAAATGGCATTAGAAGCGCTTGATAACGACCGTGACTTCCTGAAAGCCGGTGGTGTTATGAGTGATGATATGATCGATGCATACATTGAGCTGAAAGCTGAAGAAGTAGAAAGACTTAACATGACGACTGCGCCTGTTGAGTTTGATATGTACTACAGCTGCTAA
- the typA gene encoding translational GTPase TypA, with translation MTANPVAIEKLRNIAIIAHVDHGKTTLVDKLLQQSGTLESRTGETEERVMDSNDIEKERGITILAKNTAIKWNDYRINIVDTPGHADFGGEVERVMSMADSVLLLVDAQEGPMPQTRFVTQKAFAQGLKPIVVINKIDKPGARPDWVMDQVFDLFDNLGATDEQLDFQVVYASALNGWASLDADQPAEDMTALFQTIVDQVSPPDADVDGPLQMQISQLDYNSYVGVIGVGRVTRGSVKINQQVTVVTADGKKRNGKVGQVLGYLGLQRHEVEAAYAGDIIAITGLGELKISDTVCDVNTVEALPPLSVDEPTVTMTFQVNTSPFSGKEGKFVTSRNILDRLKAELVHNVALRVTEMDDPDKFRVSGRGELHLGILIENMRREGYELAVSRPEVILKTVDGELQEPFETLTIDCQEEHQGSIMEQIGLRKGELTDMSPDGKGRVRMDFIIPSRGLIGFQTEFMTLTSGSGLLYHTFDHYGPHKGGNIGQRKNGVLIANAAGKALTNALFNLQERGRLFIGHGVEVYEGMVIGIHSRDNDLTVNALKGKQLTNVRASGTDEAQNLVPPIVMSLEQALEFIDDDELVEVTPESIRIRKKLLTENERKRASREKAKEA, from the coding sequence ATGACAGCCAATCCGGTAGCCATTGAAAAATTGCGCAATATCGCAATCATTGCCCACGTTGACCACGGTAAAACCACCCTGGTAGATAAACTTCTTCAGCAGTCCGGGACTCTTGAGAGTCGCACTGGTGAGACTGAAGAACGCGTGATGGACTCCAACGACATCGAAAAAGAGCGTGGAATTACCATTCTGGCGAAGAATACGGCCATTAAGTGGAACGATTATCGAATCAATATCGTAGACACTCCCGGACACGCTGACTTTGGTGGTGAGGTTGAGCGTGTAATGTCTATGGCTGACTCTGTACTATTGCTGGTTGATGCCCAAGAAGGTCCGATGCCGCAAACGCGATTTGTAACGCAAAAAGCGTTTGCTCAAGGTTTGAAGCCGATAGTTGTTATCAACAAAATTGACAAACCAGGTGCGCGCCCGGATTGGGTAATGGACCAGGTATTTGATTTGTTTGATAATTTAGGTGCCACCGATGAGCAACTGGACTTCCAGGTGGTTTATGCCTCGGCACTTAATGGTTGGGCTTCACTGGATGCTGACCAGCCTGCGGAAGATATGACTGCCCTGTTTCAGACTATTGTCGATCAGGTATCACCTCCTGACGCTGATGTGGATGGTCCTCTGCAAATGCAGATCTCTCAATTGGATTACAACTCATACGTTGGTGTTATTGGCGTTGGTCGCGTTACACGTGGTAGCGTTAAAATCAACCAACAGGTTACCGTTGTCACAGCTGATGGCAAAAAGCGCAATGGCAAAGTGGGTCAGGTATTGGGTTACCTTGGTTTGCAGCGCCACGAAGTGGAGGCCGCTTACGCGGGTGACATCATTGCTATCACTGGCCTGGGTGAGCTGAAAATTTCTGATACTGTTTGTGACGTCAATACGGTCGAAGCATTACCGCCATTGTCGGTTGATGAGCCAACTGTAACCATGACCTTCCAGGTAAATACCTCTCCGTTTTCAGGTAAAGAAGGTAAATTTGTTACTTCCCGTAATATTCTCGATCGCTTAAAAGCCGAGCTGGTACACAATGTTGCTTTGCGCGTTACTGAAATGGATGACCCTGATAAGTTTCGCGTGTCTGGACGCGGTGAATTACACTTGGGTATCTTAATTGAGAACATGCGTCGTGAAGGTTATGAACTAGCCGTATCTCGTCCGGAAGTAATTCTTAAAACCGTTGACGGTGAATTACAAGAGCCCTTTGAAACACTGACTATTGACTGCCAGGAAGAGCACCAGGGCTCTATTATGGAGCAGATTGGTTTGCGTAAAGGTGAACTGACCGACATGTCTCCAGATGGCAAAGGCCGTGTGCGTATGGACTTTATCATTCCAAGCCGTGGTCTGATCGGTTTCCAGACTGAGTTCATGACACTAACCTCAGGTTCTGGTCTGCTTTACCACACATTCGATCATTACGGTCCTCATAAAGGTGGAAACATTGGCCAGCGCAAAAACGGTGTTCTTATCGCTAATGCTGCAGGTAAAGCGTTAACGAACGCATTATTTAATCTACAAGAGCGTGGCCGCTTGTTCATCGGTCATGGTGTTGAAGTGTACGAAGGCATGGTTATCGGTATTCATAGTCGTGATAACGATTTGACAGTTAATGCGCTAAAAGGCAAGCAGTTAACTAACGTGCGTGCTTCCGGCACCGATGAAGCGCAGAACCTAGTTCCACCTATTGTTATGTCTCTGGAACAAGCACTGGAGTTTATCGATGATGATGAGCTGGTGGAAGTAACACCAGAGAGCATTCGCATTCGCAAGAAGCTACTTACCGAGAATGAGCGCAAACGAGCTTCTCGTGAGAAGGCAAAAGAAGCATAA
- a CDS encoding MAPEG family protein has translation MSATIIALAGYIGWTILLTLVLIGYRSVIVAKGQKAANEFSASGDDVTALGLRLTRAQANCIESFPIVGGTLLLSLAIEQQALTDSLALAVFAARLAQSCVHILSTAVIAVQLRLAFFLVQLGICLYWLTLFIL, from the coding sequence ATGTCTGCCACCATTATCGCACTTGCCGGCTATATCGGCTGGACTATTTTGTTAACGTTGGTCCTTATCGGGTATCGTTCAGTGATTGTTGCCAAAGGGCAAAAAGCGGCAAACGAGTTCAGTGCCAGCGGTGATGATGTGACAGCGTTAGGGTTACGCCTCACCAGAGCACAAGCTAACTGCATTGAGAGCTTCCCCATAGTGGGAGGAACACTTCTATTAAGTCTGGCCATAGAGCAACAGGCACTAACGGATTCTTTGGCATTGGCGGTATTTGCCGCCCGTCTTGCGCAGTCCTGTGTTCATATCCTATCCACTGCTGTGATTGCGGTGCAATTGCGTCTCGCCTTCTTTTTGGTGCAATTAGGGATTTGCCTGTATTGGCTAACCCTCTTCATTTTATGA
- a CDS encoding ABC transporter ATP-binding protein has protein sequence MFRFFEKLTEPFPNKKPVKPPKTLMAFCLHYCQGMWFALLMMSLLSAAVAILEVYLFGYLGTLVDAVAAGDPDRFFQQHQNSLYWMAALLVIGLPAVVVLQALFSHQSLLGNFPMRIRWSAHQYLIHQSLSFFYNDFAGRIATKVMQTALSVRETVLKMLDLMVYVSVYFVGIVILVMTMDINLAIPFVVWFAVYVLILRLFLPRLKRVSQQQADARSSMTGRIVDSYTNIQTVKLFSHSAQETEYARSSMDTFLKTVYPQMRLVTLLDGCIWLSNALLVFAVVAAGLFYWQQGSVTAGDIAVSVALAMRLNGMSQWIMWEISGLFENIGMVQDGMNTLSLPTEVKDIDAAKLLRVDNGAITFQQINFNYKGSSQQVPVFDALQLNIRAGEKVGIVGKSGAGKSTLVNLLLRFYDVDSGTILIDGQDISQVQQESLRANISMVTQDTSLLHRSIRENILYGKPEATEAELVTAAKQAEAHEFIQSLADQQGRSGYDAMVGERGVKLSGGQRQRIAIARVLLKDAPILILDEATSALDSEVEVAIQESLNKIMDNKTVLAIAHRLSTIAAMDRLIVLDKGKVVEMGSHQELLALNGQYARLWKHQTGGFLGLE, from the coding sequence ATTTTCAGGTTTTTTGAGAAGTTAACCGAACCTTTCCCCAATAAAAAGCCCGTTAAGCCACCCAAAACCCTCATGGCTTTTTGTCTTCATTATTGTCAGGGGATGTGGTTTGCATTGCTGATGATGTCGCTACTCAGTGCAGCGGTGGCCATACTGGAGGTATATTTATTCGGCTATCTCGGCACACTGGTTGACGCTGTCGCAGCCGGCGATCCAGATAGGTTTTTTCAGCAACATCAAAATTCCCTGTATTGGATGGCTGCATTATTAGTTATTGGTTTGCCTGCTGTTGTGGTACTGCAGGCTCTGTTTTCCCATCAATCTCTATTGGGTAACTTCCCAATGCGGATTCGCTGGTCTGCACACCAATATTTGATCCATCAAAGCCTGTCATTTTTCTATAACGACTTTGCCGGTCGGATAGCCACGAAAGTTATGCAAACGGCCCTTTCAGTGCGGGAAACTGTGCTGAAAATGTTGGATTTGATGGTTTACGTGAGTGTCTATTTCGTGGGTATTGTCATCCTGGTTATGACCATGGATATCAACCTGGCGATCCCTTTCGTCGTTTGGTTCGCCGTCTATGTGTTGATTCTGCGCCTTTTCTTACCTCGTCTTAAACGAGTTTCCCAGCAACAGGCTGATGCCCGCTCCAGTATGACTGGTCGTATCGTAGACAGTTACACCAATATCCAGACGGTGAAACTGTTCTCTCACAGCGCACAAGAAACTGAGTATGCCAGAAGTAGTATGGATACATTTCTGAAAACGGTGTATCCGCAAATGCGTCTGGTAACACTGCTGGATGGTTGCATTTGGCTGAGTAATGCTCTGTTGGTCTTTGCCGTGGTAGCTGCTGGACTCTTCTATTGGCAACAAGGCTCCGTAACTGCTGGAGATATCGCAGTTTCCGTAGCACTGGCAATGCGCCTCAATGGCATGTCGCAATGGATTATGTGGGAAATATCCGGACTATTCGAAAACATAGGAATGGTGCAAGATGGTATGAACACGCTTTCCCTGCCTACAGAAGTTAAAGATATCGATGCGGCAAAGCTGTTACGTGTTGATAACGGCGCTATTACCTTTCAGCAAATCAATTTTAATTACAAAGGATCATCTCAGCAGGTTCCGGTATTTGACGCGTTGCAACTGAACATCAGGGCCGGGGAAAAAGTTGGCATTGTGGGTAAATCCGGTGCCGGTAAGTCTACCCTGGTGAATCTGTTGTTGCGTTTCTATGATGTTGATTCGGGCACAATTTTGATTGATGGTCAGGATATCAGCCAGGTGCAACAGGAGAGTCTGAGAGCCAATATTAGTATGGTGACACAGGACACAAGTTTGCTACATCGCTCCATTCGCGAAAATATTTTGTACGGTAAACCGGAGGCAACAGAGGCTGAGTTAGTCACTGCCGCAAAACAGGCAGAGGCCCATGAGTTCATACAGAGTTTGGCGGATCAGCAAGGTCGCTCTGGCTACGATGCTATGGTAGGGGAGCGCGGAGTTAAACTTTCAGGGGGGCAACGACAGCGTATTGCTATAGCCAGAGTATTGTTAAAAGACGCACCCATCTTGATTTTGGATGAAGCTACCTCCGCACTAGACTCCGAGGTTGAAGTGGCCATTCAGGAAAGTCTGAACAAAATAATGGACAACAAAACCGTTTTGGCGATTGCACATCGATTGTCCACAATCGCAGCGATGGATAGGTTGATCGTATTGGACAAAGGAAAGGTTGTTGAAATGGGCTCACATCAAGAGTTATTGGCACTAAACGGCCAATATGCGAGGTTATGGAAGCACCAAACGGGTGGATTTCTGGGGCTGGAATAA
- a CDS encoding DUF6746 family protein, protein MKKLLLSSIAVSFLMAPTLFADEEYNHFPALQATDTSVAICNLNNFNAKLQAILNKPQIEVEDMVKVHELTYTLENAVQRLQQDLVVIADDLERAHKASESLQQDVLRTSSNAYLSALELLLQPKECKS, encoded by the coding sequence ATGAAAAAACTTCTGTTAAGCTCTATCGCCGTTTCTTTTTTAATGGCTCCCACTCTATTTGCGGACGAAGAGTACAATCACTTCCCTGCCTTGCAGGCTACTGATACCAGCGTTGCTATCTGCAATCTGAATAATTTTAACGCCAAGTTACAAGCGATATTGAATAAACCCCAAATCGAAGTTGAAGACATGGTTAAAGTGCACGAGCTCACTTATACCTTAGAAAACGCCGTACAGCGACTACAGCAGGATCTGGTGGTGATTGCTGATGATCTGGAGCGAGCCCACAAAGCCTCGGAATCACTACAGCAAGACGTATTGAGAACGTCCAGTAATGCTTACCTCAGTGCATTAGAGCTACTGTTACAACCCAAAGAGTGTAAAAGCTGA
- a CDS encoding DUF454 family protein has translation MLGVLGAFLPLLPTTPFLLLALWLFNRSSPRFHAMLLNNPWVGNTLRQWEESKSITSSARRRAVVMIVFVFSLSIYLVRDTWQLQLMLALLCSLLLLFMARISIQDKLERASKQPDTNQQ, from the coding sequence TTGTTAGGTGTACTAGGTGCTTTTTTGCCTTTATTGCCCACCACGCCTTTTTTACTTCTGGCATTGTGGCTATTTAATCGCAGCTCACCGCGATTTCACGCTATGCTGTTAAATAACCCATGGGTTGGCAATACTTTGCGACAATGGGAAGAGTCAAAATCCATCACTTCTTCCGCCCGTCGCCGGGCAGTGGTCATGATCGTTTTTGTATTTTCTTTGTCTATTTATCTGGTGAGGGACACCTGGCAGCTGCAACTGATGTTGGCACTCTTGTGTAGTTTGCTATTGCTGTTCATGGCGAGAATTTCAATCCAAGATAAGCTTGAGAGGGCCTCTAAGCAGCCGGATACGAACCAGCAATAA